ATAGCCGGGTCGTGAAATTTCGTCGGGCAATGGATGTACTTCGTCAGGTTTCCGGGAATAACCTCTTTTCCGTGGCGGTTGATTGCGGGTATTATGATTCTTCTCACTTGGTGAAGGAGTTCAAGAAATTGTCGGGTAGTTCCCCGATGGTTTTCACGTCCTTGCCGGCAGATACTCCGATTACTTATTTGGGGGAATAAAAGTCGATTTTTTACAAAAGATTCTTTTCCCGGAACTCTACTTTTGTATTTATAATTAATAAAATGGATATATGGAAGAATTGAAACGAAAAGCGGAATTATTACTGGAGCAATGCGAAAGTGTGGTATTGACTTCTATTGACGAAAATGGTTTTCCTCGTCCTGTACCGATGTCAAAGGTGAAAGCAGAAGGGATAACTACAATCTGGTTTGCTACCGGAACGTATTCCGAGAAAACGGAACACTTTCGGGTGAATCCTAAAGCGGGAGTGTGTTTCCAGAAGGAGATTAACAGTGTCGTGTTGACCGGGTACATCGAGATTGTTACCGACGAGGCGGAAAAGAAAGCTTTGTGGCAGGATTGGTTTATCGAGCATTTCCCGGGCGGGGTGAACGACCCGACTTATTGTGTTTTGAAATTCACGGCAAAGCGGGCAACTTATTGGCTGGACTTTCAATTTGTGAAGGGGGAGGTGTAGAGAACCTTACAAACTAATTTAGCAAGATCGGAAAAGTCTCTCCCAATTCAGGGTCTTACCTTTGTCTCGAAATACAAAAGAATATGGAACAGAAATTGACAACGAAAGAAGAGTACTTGAAAAGGATCAACGTGATCGTGGAATATATCAACAATCATCTGGATGAGAATATCGATCTCGGGATGTTAGCCGAGATGTCCGGTTTTTCTCCCTGGCATTTCCACCGGATCGTGCGAGCCTTTCTGGGAGAGCCTGTCGGGGCTTTCATCACCCGGGTACGTGTCGAGACTGCAGCTCGCTTGTTACGCTATTCCGATTTGTCCGTGCAGGATATTGCTTATCGGGTCGGGTATGACGTGCCTTCTTCTTTGTCGAAAAGTTTCAAGCAATTCTATGGTATTTCGCCGAATGGATACCGTAATAATAAAAATTACACGATAATGAAACCAGTAGAAGTAAGACCCGATTTGAAACTAGAATTTGAAGAACAGGTGTTGGCCCCGAAACAAGTGATTTACGTTTGGCTGACAGGTGCATATAACCAGTTGGATTATTGTGCCGCATGGCAAAAACTGTGGAATTACGTGCGGGAGGAAAATCTTTTTGCCCCGGATGTGGAGTTCCTCTGCGTGTACCATGATGATCCGAAAGTGACGGAACAGGATAAATTGCGCACGTCCGTGTGCCTCGTGTTACCCCGTGTCAGGAAACCGAAAGGAGAGGTGGGAGTAAAAGAAATTCCCGGCGGGAAATATGCGATCTTCCGTTACCAAGGACCGTATGAAAACCTTCATGCCGTTTACGATACGATTTATGCAAAATGGATTCCCGAGAAAGGGTATAAGCTGGGAGATACCCCCGGTTTTGAAAAATATCTGAATCATCCGGATCATACAGCCCCGGAAAATCTGGTCACCGAGATTTGTATCCCGGTACAATAGCGAGCGTGAATAAAAAATAGAATGCCCCCTCTCTATGTCCCGGCTATTGGGATTGGAGAGGGGTTTTCTATTATAGTTGTTTTCAAGCCCTTGATAAGTTGATTTCCTATTGATAGAATTTATTTCAAATTGTGTTATAATCTATTTGTGAGGTAATAGTCATTTTATTATAATCTTATATTTATATATTATCTTTTAAATGAATTAGCGTTGAATTGGAGATGAATAGGAGTTGAATGGGAGTTGATATAATATAAATATGATGAGATTAGATTGTAAGTAACATATTTTCATGGGAATAGGGCGTGAAAACTTGATTTCTTGTTTTGTAATGTTTTTTTATAAAAATATAGTTTCTATATTTGCTCCTAAGTCGTGAGCGATTTTTGTTCAGAATGAAAACAAAAAGGGCGTGAATGCTATTAATATATGGATAATGAACTATATACGGTGAAATGGTTAAATGAGAGTTATTCTGCTCATTTTGAAAGATTGTATAAGCAGATATACAGACGTTTATTCATTTTCGCCCGTAATTTTTTAATGGATGAGACTCTAGCTGATGATATTGTTCAAGAGGTTTTTCTGGGATTATGGAATAAGGGAAAAGATATGCGCAGTGATATCCCTTTAGAGCGCTATTTGTTTATATCGACCAGAAATTTATGCGTGGATTATCATCGTAAACTGAATATTGTGGATAAGTATCAGAAACATTTGATTGAGTCAGAGGCTATGGTATATTTTCCTTATAGTGAAGAAGAATCAGAGCGGGAACTTAAGATAAGAAAGCTTTTGGGAGAATTGCCGGATATGCAGAGGCAGGTGTTGGAATTAAGTGTCATGGAGGGGTTGAAGTACAAGGAGGTGGCAGAACGTTTGAATATAGCGGAAGGTACGGTACATACGCATATCAAGCGTGCGTATAAGTATATCAAGAGTCATTTGATTTTTCTCCTTGCGTTCATACATTTGATGTTAAAATAGAGATTTTATGAAAAAAATATTGTTTTGTTGTACCCCGAAATGGAATCGAGTTCGTTTTCAACAACAGATGAACTATGTAAACTGGGTTAGTACCGGTTTGAGAGGAGGTGAATTATGAAACAAATAGAATGGGATATTATAGAACGTAAGCTGGAAGGAGTGTTGTCTTCGGATGAAGAGATCCGTTTTCGGGAATGGGTTGAGGCAAGTGAGAAGAATGAGGTTTATTTTCATAAACTGGAGACATTTTATAAGGAAAATGGTTTCGTAAAAGAAATTACGGGTCAAGATGTAGATATGTCATGGGGTAAGTTTACCGAACAGTTGAAAGAAGAGAAAAGGCGGAAAAGACGAACGTTACGTTACTGGGCTATTTCTGGGGTGGCAGCTTGCTTGTTGGTGGGAGTACTGATTTCTACTTGGATGGGAGGGGATAATTCAGTTTTGTCCGAAGAGACGAAGACTATTGTTGCTGGGGGAAGCAAGGCTGTTTTGTGGTTGTCTAACGGTGAGAAAGTGGAATTGGAAAATAACGTGGACGAGTTGAAGGAGGCATCTGTGAGAATTGTTAATTCTGGTTCTGTTTTGAGTTACGAGAAGAATCAAGATACCGTTTTGAAGGGAAGAGTGATGAACAAGGTAGAAACTCCTAGGGGGGGAGAGTATGGGATAACTCTTGCTGACGGGACTCGGGTTTATTTGGGAGCTCTCTCGAAAATAGAATATCCCGTGGCTTTTGACGGGGCTAAGCGCGTGGTGAAGGCCTCGGGAGAGGTATATTTTGATGTTGCTCGTGATACGGCACATCCTTTTGTGGTGGAAATGACGAACCTGGACGTGGAAGTTCTGGGCACGTCGTTTAATGTTCGGGATTACGCGGATGAAGATTATGTCGAGGCTACTTTAGTGTCTGGAAAAATAAAGGTGAATGCGGGAAAAGAGTCTTGTATCTTGGAACCGAATTATCAAGCAGTGTTGGATAAAAAGAATAACACGCTTGAAACGAAAGAGGTCGACGTGTCAGAATTTGTTGATTGGAAGAGTGGGAAATTGAACGTGCGTAACAGGCGTCTGGAAGATATTCTGAATCGGCTGAGCAAGTGGTATGATGTTTACGTGTTTTACGTGAACGAGGAGGCCAAGGATATTCGTTTTTATGCGAATATTGATCGATATAGTGATATGAACGAGTTGTTGGATAAATTCGAGAAAACGGGACAAGTTGAATTCCGAGTGAAAGGGAACGTGATCAATGTAATGATGAAATAAAAAAATTGTATCGTTTGGACTAAAGGAAAAGTGACCGGGGATGTTCTCCCCGGTCACTTTTTTTGAGAAAAATTTGAAAGTAATCGGAATTCTTGTACCCAATTTTCACGACTGATTCGTTTTATTTTAAAATTTAGAAATATTGTAACCTGTGATTGTACGGGGTAATTACAGGGTATTTAAATGTAAATTGCTGTATGAGAACAAGTAAAATTATTTTGGGCGTGCTGGTGTTATCGGGAATGTTTTGCCAGGTCCAGGCTCAAAAGGTGAAGATGACAGAAGGGAAAAAGAATGCCTCTTTTGAAGGGTGGCATTTACGTTCGTACGAGACGGATGGGGTGTATGGAGCCGGGGTAAATCAGGCTTACGAGTATTTGAAGGACCGAAAACCGAAGGCGAGAACTGTCGTGGGGATTGTTGATGGTGGCGTGGATGTTACTCACGAGGATTTGAAGGATGTACTTTGGCGAAATCCGGGAGAGATTCCGGGCAATGGGATTGATGATGACGGGAATGGTTACGTGGATGACGTACACGGGTGGAATTTTCTGGGTACGCCCGATGGGAAACAGATGGAGATCGGGTACACGATGGCGGATCACGAATATATGCGGTTGAGGGAGAGGTATGAAAACGTGGACACGACTTCTTTATCTTCCAAGGAGCGAAGGGAGTACGATTATTTTCAAGATGTATGTAAATTCTCGTTTATTTGTCAGGCTTACCAGGAAATCGCAGTGGCTGAAGCAGCCGTGAAATATGCGGAAATATTTAACCGGGAGTTGAAAACTCTCTATCCGAAGGGGAAAAGATTTGAAATCAAGCAGTTTGCCCCTTTGCTGAAAGAAGGGGAAACAAATGAGGAAAGAATTTCAGCTTATAATTTTTTCCTGAAACGTTTTTATCGGCG
The window above is part of the Butyricimonas paravirosa genome. Proteins encoded here:
- a CDS encoding pyridoxamine 5'-phosphate oxidase family protein, encoding MEELKRKAELLLEQCESVVLTSIDENGFPRPVPMSKVKAEGITTIWFATGTYSEKTEHFRVNPKAGVCFQKEINSVVLTGYIEIVTDEAEKKALWQDWFIEHFPGGVNDPTYCVLKFTAKRATYWLDFQFVKGEV
- a CDS encoding GyrI-like domain-containing protein, with amino-acid sequence MEQKLTTKEEYLKRINVIVEYINNHLDENIDLGMLAEMSGFSPWHFHRIVRAFLGEPVGAFITRVRVETAARLLRYSDLSVQDIAYRVGYDVPSSLSKSFKQFYGISPNGYRNNKNYTIMKPVEVRPDLKLEFEEQVLAPKQVIYVWLTGAYNQLDYCAAWQKLWNYVREENLFAPDVEFLCVYHDDPKVTEQDKLRTSVCLVLPRVRKPKGEVGVKEIPGGKYAIFRYQGPYENLHAVYDTIYAKWIPEKGYKLGDTPGFEKYLNHPDHTAPENLVTEICIPVQ
- a CDS encoding RNA polymerase sigma factor: MDNELYTVKWLNESYSAHFERLYKQIYRRLFIFARNFLMDETLADDIVQEVFLGLWNKGKDMRSDIPLERYLFISTRNLCVDYHRKLNIVDKYQKHLIESEAMVYFPYSEEESERELKIRKLLGELPDMQRQVLELSVMEGLKYKEVAERLNIAEGTVHTHIKRAYKYIKSHLIFLLAFIHLMLK
- a CDS encoding FecR family protein, producing MKQIEWDIIERKLEGVLSSDEEIRFREWVEASEKNEVYFHKLETFYKENGFVKEITGQDVDMSWGKFTEQLKEEKRRKRRTLRYWAISGVAACLLVGVLISTWMGGDNSVLSEETKTIVAGGSKAVLWLSNGEKVELENNVDELKEASVRIVNSGSVLSYEKNQDTVLKGRVMNKVETPRGGEYGITLADGTRVYLGALSKIEYPVAFDGAKRVVKASGEVYFDVARDTAHPFVVEMTNLDVEVLGTSFNVRDYADEDYVEATLVSGKIKVNAGKESCILEPNYQAVLDKKNNTLETKEVDVSEFVDWKSGKLNVRNRRLEDILNRLSKWYDVYVFYVNEEAKDIRFYANIDRYSDMNELLDKFEKTGQVEFRVKGNVINVMMK